The following proteins come from a genomic window of Thiothrix winogradskyi:
- the glgC gene encoding glucose-1-phosphate adenylyltransferase: MTLDKNQQAKLYRYYTEPKMVTELTRKTLALVLAGGEGSRLKDLTMWRAKPAVPFGGKYRIIDFALSNCVNSGIRRVGVLTQYKSHSMIRHLQRAWGFMRAEIGEFVEILPAQQRTNKKEWYQGTADALFQNIDIVQRHDPDYVLVLGGDHIYTMDYSKMLIHHVNSDADFTVGCIEVPVEEAKGFGVMSVDDGLRITKFAEKPAHPEEIAGKPGMALASMGIYIFSRDFLYKVLYEDAAKMHSSRDFGKDIIPANINSAKAMAYPFRKDNGEPGYWRDVGTLYSYWQANMEQCAVEPELNLYDRDWPVWTYQAQYPPAKFIFDDEGCRGEAIDSLISAGCILSGARVKRSLVFFATTIGKHSHVRDSVILPKVSIGENCKITKAIIDKGTVIPDGTIIGQDLELDSKRFHVTPEGIVLVTAEMMGQKLHSGDKDMLWRMAS; this comes from the coding sequence ATGACACTGGATAAAAATCAGCAGGCAAAGTTGTACCGTTATTACACTGAACCGAAGATGGTCACGGAGTTGACCCGTAAAACCCTGGCCTTGGTGTTGGCGGGCGGCGAAGGTTCGCGTTTGAAAGATTTGACGATGTGGCGGGCAAAACCTGCTGTGCCATTCGGTGGTAAATACCGCATTATCGACTTTGCTTTATCCAATTGCGTGAATTCCGGCATTCGGCGGGTTGGGGTGCTGACGCAATACAAATCGCATTCCATGATTCGCCATTTGCAACGCGCCTGGGGGTTTATGCGGGCGGAAATCGGCGAGTTCGTGGAAATCCTTCCTGCGCAACAACGCACCAACAAAAAGGAATGGTATCAAGGCACTGCGGATGCGCTGTTCCAGAACATCGACATCGTGCAACGCCATGACCCGGACTACGTGCTGGTGTTGGGTGGCGACCATATTTACACGATGGATTATTCCAAAATGTTGATACACCACGTCAATTCTGATGCGGATTTCACCGTGGGCTGTATTGAAGTGCCGGTGGAGGAAGCCAAAGGTTTCGGGGTAATGTCGGTCGATGATGGCTTGCGTATCACTAAATTCGCTGAGAAGCCTGCTCATCCCGAAGAAATTGCTGGCAAGCCGGGCATGGCGTTAGCGTCGATGGGGATTTACATCTTCTCCCGGGATTTTCTCTACAAAGTGCTGTACGAAGATGCTGCGAAAATGCATTCCTCGCGGGATTTTGGCAAGGACATCATTCCCGCCAACATCAACAGCGCCAAGGCAATGGCCTATCCTTTCCGCAAGGATAATGGCGAACCGGGCTACTGGCGTGACGTGGGGACGCTGTATTCTTATTGGCAAGCCAATATGGAACAGTGCGCCGTCGAACCCGAACTGAATTTGTATGACCGTGACTGGCCAGTGTGGACTTACCAAGCACAATATCCACCCGCTAAATTCATTTTCGACGATGAAGGTTGCCGGGGTGAGGCCATTGACTCACTGATTTCAGCCGGTTGTATCCTTTCCGGCGCAAGGGTTAAACGCTCCCTGGTGTTTTTCGCCACCACGATTGGTAAACACAGCCATGTGCGCGATAGTGTGATTTTGCCCAAAGTGAGCATCGGGGAAAATTGCAAGATCACCAAAGCTATCATCGACAAAGGCACGGTAATTCCCGATGGTACGATTATCGGACAAGACCTCGAACTCGACAGCAAACGCTTCCACGTCACCCCCGAAGGCATCGTCCTGGTGACGGCGGAAATGATGGGACAAAAACTTCACTCCGGCGACAAGGATATGTTATGGCGAATGGCCAGTTAA
- a CDS encoding glycoside hydrolase family 57 protein gives MANGQLNVVLCWHMHQPWYRNGLDGEYRLPWVYLHGIKDYSDMAAHLEKHSRMRSVVNFAPVLLEQIDDYAQQLSAFLSNATPMQDKLLNLLAGVEPVPADTAARAELIAECQRCHAPTMIHSHAPFQRLFKMIGATDESGIGSKRFRCSLVYLSDQFFLDLLTWYHLAWMGQSLQDLPIIQRLLERGSEFSAADRRDLLGVMRDCLAGLIPRYRKLAERGQVELAMTPYMHPIVPLLNDFNNLRCSLPDAPVPQTRHYPDGEVRSRWHLQQGIDVFQHYFGLKPQGVWLSEGGISEDAVSLLDELGIRWTASGEGVWRNSCRLSGYDGEDEHSKRSLFMPYQQVDSKVRVFFRDDGLSDLIGFKYSTWHARDAVADFVQHLENIAVFLNHNASNQVVSIILDGENAWEYYPKNGAYFLDALYAALSNSDQIKMVTFAEASNLPTRTMPKICAGSWVYGSFSTWIGSPDKNRGWDYLAAAKVAFDEVMAAGTLDTQQQTLASRQLGICEGSDWFWWFGDYNPADSVRDFERLFRQQLRKLYEMLGVDAPEYLDKPMSQGGAGAENAGTMRRNT, from the coding sequence ATGGCGAATGGCCAGTTAAATGTTGTTCTCTGCTGGCACATGCACCAGCCGTGGTATCGCAACGGGTTAGACGGTGAATACCGCCTACCGTGGGTTTACTTGCATGGCATCAAAGATTACAGCGACATGGCGGCGCATCTGGAAAAACACAGCCGGATGCGCAGCGTGGTTAACTTTGCCCCGGTGTTGCTGGAGCAAATCGACGATTACGCCCAGCAATTAAGTGCGTTCCTCAGCAACGCTACGCCGATGCAGGATAAGTTGTTGAATCTGCTGGCAGGGGTTGAACCCGTGCCAGCAGATACGGCAGCGCGTGCTGAATTGATCGCGGAATGCCAGCGTTGTCATGCGCCGACCATGATTCACTCGCACGCGCCATTTCAGCGCTTGTTCAAGATGATTGGTGCCACCGATGAGTCGGGCATTGGCAGCAAACGCTTTCGTTGTTCCTTAGTGTATTTGAGTGATCAATTTTTTCTCGATTTGTTGACTTGGTATCACTTGGCGTGGATGGGGCAGTCGTTGCAAGACTTACCCATTATTCAGCGCCTATTAGAACGGGGCAGCGAGTTCAGCGCGGCGGATCGGCGGGATTTGCTGGGCGTGATGCGTGATTGTCTGGCGGGTCTGATTCCGCGCTACCGCAAACTGGCGGAACGCGGGCAGGTGGAATTAGCCATGACGCCGTACATGCACCCGATTGTACCCTTGCTCAATGATTTCAATAACCTGCGTTGTTCCTTGCCGGATGCACCCGTGCCGCAAACTAGGCATTACCCTGACGGCGAAGTGCGATCACGCTGGCATTTGCAGCAAGGCATTGACGTATTCCAGCATTATTTCGGTTTGAAACCGCAAGGCGTGTGGTTGTCCGAAGGTGGAATTAGCGAAGACGCGGTAAGCCTGCTGGATGAGCTGGGGATTCGTTGGACGGCTTCCGGGGAAGGCGTGTGGCGTAACAGTTGCCGTTTATCAGGTTACGATGGTGAAGATGAACACAGCAAACGCAGCTTGTTCATGCCGTATCAGCAAGTGGATAGCAAGGTGCGCGTGTTCTTCCGCGATGATGGTTTGTCGGATTTGATCGGCTTTAAGTACAGCACCTGGCACGCCCGCGATGCGGTGGCAGATTTCGTGCAACACTTGGAAAACATTGCGGTATTCCTGAATCACAATGCCTCCAATCAAGTGGTGTCGATCATTTTGGATGGCGAAAATGCGTGGGAATATTACCCGAAAAACGGCGCGTATTTCCTCGATGCGCTGTATGCCGCGCTGAGCAATTCTGACCAAATCAAAATGGTCACGTTTGCCGAAGCCAGTAACTTGCCGACGCGCACTATGCCTAAGATTTGTGCGGGCAGTTGGGTGTATGGCTCGTTCTCGACGTGGATTGGTTCGCCCGATAAAAACCGTGGGTGGGATTACCTTGCTGCCGCCAAAGTCGCCTTCGACGAGGTAATGGCAGCGGGTACGTTGGATACCCAACAGCAAACCCTCGCCAGCCGTCAGTTGGGGATTTGCGAAGGTTCTGACTGGTTCTGGTGGTTCGGCGATTACAATCCGGCGGATAGCGTGCGCGATTTCGAGCGCTTGTTCCGTCAGCAATTGCGCAAGCTGTATGAAATGTTGGGCGTGGATGCGCCTGAGTATCTGGATAAACCGATGTCGCAAGGTGGTGCAGGCGCTGAAAATGCGGGCACGATGCGTAGGAATACTTGA
- the malQ gene encoding 4-alpha-glucanotransferase: MGVQTIGRAAGVLLHPTSLPSGKLDADAYRWVDWLADAGFKVWQMLPLGVPLAGLSPYQCASAFAVNPDLFSSPPSPLAGEGLGMGGTAQPFSFDAWYANQKHWVEDYALFMVLKQQFDGKEWAEWSVAFRSRDPKTLFTARGEHAEALAAIIHEQYACWLQWQALRTYATERGVALFGDMPIFVAYDSADVWANPQRFLLDDSGTPTVVTGVPPDYFSETGQRWGNPHYDWAYMQTENFQWWQQRLAYHFEFFDLVRLDHFRGLEASWMIPATEPTAINGYWQKVAGDAMLESLQASMGNIPLIAEDLGVITPDVTALRDKYGLPGMSVLQFGFDHFDDNPHKPHNVRENTVYYTGTHDNDTLQGWFTGLNTDAQRHVMGVLGIEAASQVTDTMLDTIFASRALLAIIPLQDLLHLGSDARMNTPGTVEGNWAWRFDWSDIPATLASQLHEKLQGHQRNERELASDTTRHTSRPV, translated from the coding sequence ATGGGTGTACAAACGATTGGGCGTGCGGCGGGGGTGTTGTTACACCCCACTTCTTTGCCGAGCGGTAAATTGGATGCAGATGCGTACCGCTGGGTCGATTGGCTGGCAGATGCGGGTTTTAAGGTCTGGCAAATGTTGCCGCTGGGCGTGCCGTTGGCGGGGTTGTCGCCGTATCAATGTGCGTCAGCATTCGCCGTAAACCCAGATCTATTTTCTTCGCCCCCTTCACCCCTTGCGGGGGAAGGGCTGGGGATGGGGGGAACGGCGCAGCCGTTTTCTTTCGATGCATGGTACGCCAACCAAAAACACTGGGTCGAAGACTACGCCCTGTTCATGGTGCTAAAACAGCAGTTCGATGGCAAGGAATGGGCTGAATGGTCAGTAGCGTTCCGCAGCCGCGATCCCAAAACGCTGTTCACGGCACGCGGCGAACACGCCGAAGCCCTCGCCGCCATTATCCACGAGCAATATGCTTGCTGGTTGCAATGGCAAGCCTTACGCACCTATGCTACTGAACGCGGTGTTGCTCTGTTCGGTGACATGCCGATTTTCGTCGCCTACGACAGCGCGGATGTGTGGGCAAACCCACAGCGTTTCCTGCTGGATGACAGCGGGACACCAACCGTGGTGACAGGCGTGCCGCCCGACTATTTCTCCGAAACAGGGCAACGCTGGGGCAATCCGCACTACGACTGGGCATACATGCAGACGGAAAACTTCCAGTGGTGGCAACAACGCCTCGCTTATCATTTTGAATTTTTCGATTTGGTACGGCTGGATCATTTCCGTGGGCTAGAAGCAAGCTGGATGATTCCGGCGACCGAACCGACAGCCATCAACGGTTACTGGCAAAAGGTGGCAGGCGATGCGATGCTGGAAAGCTTGCAAGCGAGCATGGGTAATATTCCGCTGATTGCCGAAGATTTGGGGGTGATTACGCCCGATGTCACCGCTTTGCGTGACAAATACGGTTTGCCGGGCATGAGTGTATTGCAATTCGGCTTTGATCACTTTGACGATAACCCGCATAAGCCGCACAATGTGCGTGAGAATACCGTGTATTACACCGGTACACACGATAATGACACCTTGCAAGGTTGGTTCACCGGTCTGAATACGGATGCCCAGCGCCACGTCATGGGGGTGCTGGGTATTGAGGCTGCTTCACAGGTGACAGATACTATGCTGGACACGATTTTTGCCAGCCGTGCGTTGTTAGCCATTATTCCATTACAAGATTTACTGCATTTAGGTAGCGATGCCCGCATGAATACCCCCGGTACGGTGGAGGGTAATTGGGCATGGCGCTTCGACTGGTCAGACATACCGGCAACTCTGGCATCACAATTGCATGAAAAACTACAGGGACACCAGCGAAATGAACGAGAACTTGCGTCGGATACAACAAGGCACACATCACGACCCGTTTGA
- the glgB gene encoding 1,4-alpha-glucan branching protein GlgB, whose product MNENLRRIQQGTHHDPFDWLGWHPLPDGNQVLRTFMPAAEAVEVVGHGLMTRLEGTDCFEAKLPSATDTTPSHPALRWQDKQSGNWHDAVCPYTFPPQVGDLDLHLLGQGRHHHAWKVLGSHATSVDGIAGTRFAVWAPAVKRVSVIGDFNAWDGRRHPMRVRGDSGVWEIFIPGIAVGTSYKYEILNRHDAIVVKTDPYAQQMFMRPETTSRVPNDVPHPWQDSAWISAREQFDWQHQPMSVYELHPGSWRKHPDGRFYSWAELTETLIPYVTDLNYTHIELMPVAEHPLDESWGYQVSGYYAPTARYGTPDDFRAFVDACHVAGLGVLLDWVPAHFPKDDFALAKFTGEPLYEHADPRRGEHQDWGTLIFDFGRNEVKNFLISNALYWIDEFHIDGLRVDAVASMLYLDYSRKAGEWLPNQYGGRENIEAIAFLREMNTVVHGYFPGVLTIAEESTSWPAVSRPVEIGGLGFSMKWNMGWMNDNLKYIEQNPVHRKYHHNLLTFSQIYAYSENFVLPLSHDEVVHLKHSMLDKMPGDYWQAFANLRLFYAWHYAHPGKKLLFMGSEFGQWAEWNVKKELDWALCQFPAHDSIRHVLRDLNRLYRDLPALHHYDFDGRGFQWIDCHDSDQSVLSLIRHGENPDDQLIILLNFTPVPRYAYRIGVPAAASYREVLNTDSEYYGGSNCGNAGMIPVQPHAWMGFEHSVEVTLPPLAALFLQAC is encoded by the coding sequence ATGAACGAGAACTTGCGTCGGATACAACAAGGCACACATCACGACCCGTTTGATTGGCTGGGATGGCATCCGCTACCGGATGGCAACCAGGTGCTGCGTACTTTCATGCCTGCCGCTGAAGCGGTTGAAGTCGTCGGGCATGGATTGATGACACGCTTGGAAGGTACTGATTGTTTTGAAGCGAAGCTACCCTCTGCAACTGACACCACTCCTTCGCATCCCGCCCTACGCTGGCAGGACAAACAATCGGGCAACTGGCACGATGCCGTCTGTCCCTATACGTTTCCTCCACAGGTGGGCGACCTTGATTTGCATCTCCTTGGTCAAGGTCGCCATCACCACGCTTGGAAAGTTCTCGGTTCTCATGCGACCAGCGTTGACGGTATCGCAGGCACACGGTTTGCGGTGTGGGCTCCAGCGGTCAAGCGCGTCAGCGTGATCGGCGATTTCAATGCATGGGACGGGCGGCGTCACCCGATGCGAGTGCGCGGTGATTCCGGCGTGTGGGAAATTTTCATCCCCGGCATTGCAGTCGGCACTTCTTACAAATACGAAATCCTCAACCGTCACGATGCCATTGTGGTCAAAACCGACCCGTATGCGCAGCAGATGTTCATGCGCCCCGAAACCACTTCCCGCGTTCCCAATGATGTGCCGCACCCTTGGCAAGATAGCGCGTGGATTAGCGCCCGCGAACAGTTCGATTGGCAACACCAGCCGATGAGCGTGTACGAATTGCACCCCGGTTCATGGCGCAAACACCCGGATGGGCGTTTTTATTCGTGGGCGGAACTCACGGAAACGCTGATTCCTTACGTCACCGACTTAAATTACACCCACATCGAATTAATGCCGGTCGCGGAACACCCGCTGGATGAATCGTGGGGTTATCAAGTGTCGGGCTATTACGCCCCCACCGCCCGTTACGGCACGCCAGATGATTTCCGCGCATTCGTGGATGCCTGCCACGTCGCGGGGCTTGGCGTATTGCTGGATTGGGTTCCGGCGCATTTCCCCAAAGATGATTTTGCGCTGGCAAAATTTACCGGCGAACCGCTTTACGAACACGCTGACCCGCGTCGCGGCGAACATCAGGATTGGGGGACACTAATTTTCGATTTCGGGCGCAATGAGGTGAAAAACTTCCTGATTTCCAATGCGCTGTATTGGATTGATGAATTCCACATCGACGGGCTGCGGGTGGATGCGGTCGCGTCGATGCTGTATTTGGACTATTCGCGCAAAGCTGGAGAATGGTTGCCGAATCAGTATGGAGGACGCGAAAACATTGAAGCGATTGCGTTTTTGCGCGAAATGAATACCGTGGTGCATGGCTATTTCCCTGGCGTATTGACGATTGCGGAAGAATCCACGTCATGGCCTGCGGTATCGCGCCCGGTGGAAATCGGCGGTTTGGGTTTCAGCATGAAATGGAACATGGGTTGGATGAACGACAACCTCAAGTACATTGAGCAAAACCCCGTGCATCGTAAATACCACCATAACTTGCTAACGTTTAGCCAGATTTATGCGTATTCGGAAAATTTCGTGCTGCCGCTGTCACACGATGAAGTGGTGCATTTGAAGCACAGTATGCTGGATAAAATGCCGGGTGATTACTGGCAAGCCTTTGCGAATCTGCGGCTGTTTTATGCATGGCATTACGCGCACCCCGGTAAAAAGTTGTTGTTTATGGGCAGTGAATTCGGGCAATGGGCAGAATGGAACGTGAAAAAAGAGCTGGATTGGGCGTTATGCCAGTTTCCGGCGCATGACAGCATTCGCCATGTATTGCGCGATTTGAACCGGCTGTACCGTGATTTGCCCGCCTTGCACCACTACGATTTTGACGGGCGCGGCTTTCAGTGGATTGATTGCCATGATTCCGATCAATCGGTGTTGAGTTTGATCCGGCACGGTGAAAATCCTGATGATCAGTTGATTATATTGCTAAACTTTACCCCTGTACCCCGTTACGCTTACCGTATTGGGGTTCCCGCTGCTGCGAGCTACCGCGAAGTGCTGAATACCGATTCGGAATACTACGGCGGGAGCAATTGCGGCAATGCGGGCATGATTCCGGTGCAACCTCATGCTTGGATGGGGTTTGAGCATTCGGTCGAAGTCACCTTGCCGCCATTGGCGGCGCTATTTTTACAAGCGTGCTGA